The Myroides phaeus DNA segment ACACTTTTATTTTAATATGAAAAAGGTATATCTTACAGTAGCAGCACTTTTTTTGTGCTCAATGACTTCTGTATTTGGTCAGGTTCAAGATGATACGCTTTTTGACGAAAATAGAAAAGCACAAGGATTAAATGAACGTTGGGATTTAACTCCAGAAACGAGAAAGAAAACCTTTACTATTACGCCTTATAAACCTATTTATTTGTTGCCAGCCAAATGGTATAGTAGACCAAATGAGCAGCCAACAAGTTTAAATCCTAACAATAGTTCTACGGAACCGATTGATTATGATAACTGGGAGATTAAGTTTCAGTTGAGTTTTAAAACTAAAGTTGCACAAGGACTTTTTGATGGTAAAGGTGATATTTGGTTAGCTTTTACACAAACAGCTAATTGGCAAGCGTACAATGGTAAAGAATCAAGACCTTTTCGTGAGTTAAATTACGAACCGGAAATAATCTTTAATTATCCGTTAGATTTTGCAATTAACGATTTTAAGTTTAAAATGGTTGGTTTTGGGTTTAATCACCAGTCAAATGGAAAGAGCTTACCTACTTCAAGAAGTTGGAATAGGTTTACAATGCACTTAGGAATGGAGTATAACAAATGGACATTTATGTTGCGTCCTTGGGTTAAATTTCACGAAACATTCGAGAAGGAAGATAATCCAAGAATTGAGGAGTATATTGGGAAAGGAGAACTAAATGTTATTTACAGTAGAGATAATGGTCAGATGTTTACCTTCTTAATGCGTAGTAATATGCGTTTGAATAGTAGATATAAAGGTTTTACTGAATTAACGTGGGCTTATCCAATCAAACATAATTTAAAAGCATTTGTGGTTGTAAATAATGGTTATGGTGATTCTATGATTGACTATAACTGGAATCAAACGACTGTAGGGGTAGGGATTACGTTAATGGAATGGTTATAGCAGACTATTAGATTTGGTGAGTAAACGGCTTAGTATCTTCTTGCTTTTGAATCAGCTAAGATTGATAATCAAGTAGGTAGAAATAAGACTATTTATTATACTGAGTTAAATATATAAAAGGAAAAAGGGGCTATCTAATTATAGATAGCCCCTTTCCTTATTAGTATTGCTGCTGTATAGCAATAAAAACAAATGACAATTCAGTTTGTAAATATTTGTCCTAAGAGTTTTTTATATCTTGTTGTTTAGCCGCCTTTTTAAGCGAATAAGCTAAGTAAGCAATGAATGCTATGAACCCAAGGAAAGAGAACCAGTTGTCTTTTATAGACCATAAGTTCTCACTATTTAAATTGAAAATTCCGTAAACTAACCATAGTAGTACTATAAAAGTTGCTCCCTTTTCAAGATTTTTTTTATTCATTTTATGAAGTTTAAATAGTCATAGAGAAAAGCTGTCTTTGTGGTTTATTTCTCTGAAGGCGTAAGTCGAAAGCCATACAGATATTTCTTACAAAAGCTCTTCCTTTTTTAGATATCTTAATTTTATTTCCTGTAATATTGATAAGTTGATCTTCTTCAAATTCCTTTAATTCTTGTAAGATAGGAGTGAAGTTAATTTTATCAATATCCTCATCTAAGTCAGTAGATAAAGAACACATTAAATTTAAGATATGTTTTCGGATTATCAAATCTTCTTCCGTCAAAATATGACCTTTGGTAACAGGTATTATATTTTCGTCTAATAAGCTATAATAAGTATCAATATCTTTTTCATTCTGTGCAAAAGAATACCAACTATCACTTATAGAAGAAACTCCTAAGCCAATCATTACTTGTGTTTTAGAAGATGTGTAGCCCATAAAGTTTCTATGAATATTTTGAGAGTTTAGCGCTTTGTACAATGAATCTGATTTCAAAGCAAAGTGATCCATTCCAATTTCAACATAGTCATTCTTTAATAAAAGTTCTTTCCCTTTTTCATAAAGTTCACGCTTTTCATTGTCTTTTGGTACATCTTCATCATTAAATCCTCTTTGACCATTACCTTTAATCCACGGCACGTGTGCATAACTATAAAAAGCAAGCCTGTCAGGTGATAGTGATTTAGTTTTCTCAATAGTATCTATTACGTGTGCTAAATTCTGAAAAGGCAAACCATAAATAATATCGTGCGATATAGAAGTATAACCTAATTCTTTAGCCCAAAGTGTAACTTTAGCGACATTGTGAAAACTCTGTTCTCTGTGTATAGCTTTTTGAACTTCTGGGTTATAATCTTGTACACCAAAACTAACACGTCTAAAACCTAAGTTGTATAACGTAGCTAAGTGTTCTTTCGTTGTGTTATTAGGATGTCCCTCAAAACTAAATTCGTGGTTATCAGCAATGATAGCATTATTTGTTATTCCTTCTATCAACATTGTTAGGTTCTCTGGAGAGAAGAAAGTAGGAGTACCACCGCCTAAGTGAATCTCCTTAATCTTTGGTTTAGCACCAAAAAGATTACAATACAATTGCCATTCTTTTAGTACAGCTTGTATATATGGGTTCTCTACTTCGTGTCTTTTTGTGATTCGTTTATGGCAACCACAGAAAGTACAAAGACTTTCGCAAAAAGGTAAGTGAATATAAATACTGATACCCTCAGTATCATTAGACTCTATAAAAGATCTTTTACACGATTCAAGCCAACTCTCTCTTGTAAATGTTTCTTGTTCCCAATAAGGCACAGTAGGATAACTGGTATATCTTGGACCAGGTACATTGTATTTTTGAATAAGAGAAAGTGACATATTTATTATATATTTGAAAACAAAAGTAGAGTTTAAAAATAGTGCATACTATGATAATTGTCATTTTAGCCTATCAAATCAAGCAAATTATGAGAACAAAAAATGTAATGAAATTCTTTTTAGTACTTTGTATGGGGATTTCAACTGTAGCTTGCGCACAGGAGAAAAAAGATCATTTGATGTCAAATGAAACGTTTAAAGAAGTAATTGAGACAAATAAGGTTCAATTATTAGATGTGAGAACTGAGAAAGAATTTAATGAAGGAACAATCGAATACGCTCAAAATATAGATGTATTACAAGATAACTTTTTAGAGGAAGCTAATAAATTAGATAAGTCGCAACCATTATATATTTTCTGTAAATCAGGTAAGAGAAGTGCTAAAGCAAGAAATATGTTATTAGAACAAGGCTTTGAACAAGTATATGAGTTAAAAGAAGGATATTCTAAATGGAATACTACTTCTGTTGAGAATTAGTAAGATACATTGCGGAATTGAGAATATGACTCTTGTAATGAAATTGATTTTATCAATTATTTAAGATTTATTATTCTTTATGAGAACGAAGTTTTGTTATTTTTGAAAAAAACAGTGAGATTATGGATACAGCATCATTTGGAGGATTTATAAAGACTTTACTGATTATAGTATTAGTCTATTATGCGTTCAAGTTTGCTATGCGTTATTTATTTCCTTTGCTATTAATGAAGGTAGCAAAAAAGGCAGGGCAGAACTTTCAAGAAAGACAACAACAACAATATAACCAGTATAGAGAGAATCAAAGTCAACAAGCGAAACCAGACACTTCGTCAGACAATCAGGTTCCTCGATCAACAAAGGTTGTTGGAGAATATATCGAGTTTGAAGAAATAGATACAAAATAGTAAGAAGACCCCAATGTGGGTCTTTTTTTATACCCTTATATTTCTGTAATGTTCTCTTTAGTGCGTGATTAAATTTACTTACTTTAGCGTATTCAATAAAAAAGTAAATGCCACGCAAAGGATGAATACGTTAAAGAAATTTTTACCCCATTTTTTAGTTGTTATAGGTTTTGCTATAGTAGCCTTATTATATTTTTCACCTGTCTTGTCAGGAAAGGTTATCCATCAGTCTGATATTGTACAATACACTGGTATGGCCAAAGAGCAAATAGACTATCGTTTACAATCAGGAGATGAACCTTATTGGACCAATAGTGCTTTTGGAGGAATGCCAACCTATCAATTGGGAGCAAAGTATCCGCATAACTACGTGAAAGCCTTAGATAGTGCTATTCGTTTTTTACCACGACCAGCGGATTATTTATTCGTTTACTTCATTGGATTCTATATCTTGTTAATTTCATTGGGAATGAAGCCATTAAGGTCTTTTATCGGAGCCTTAGCCTTTGGTTTTTCAACCTATTTGATTATTATATTAGGCGTTGGACACAATGCGAAAGCGCACGCTATTGCTTATATGCCAATGGTTGTAGCTGGAGTGTTGTTAGTCTTTAGAAAGCATTATATCAAGGGAGGTATACTTACCTTAGTTGCCGCAGCATTAGAAATTAGTGCTAACCACTTCCAAATGACCTATTATTTATTATTACTATTAGTAGTGATAGGCGTTTATTACACAGTTGTTTACATTAAAAATAAAGAGTTTAAAGAATTAGGAACTGCTATAGGTATCTTCATTGTTGCAGGTATTTTAAGTATAGGAGCTAATGCAACTAACTTAATGGCAACATCTGAATACACAAAGTTTAGTACTCGTAGTAATAGTGAGTTGTCTTTTCAAGCAGATGGCTCGCCAAAGACTTCTTCAAATGCAATGAGTTATGAGTATATCACTGAATATAGTTATGGCTTATTTGAAAGCTTTAACTTACTTGTTCCTCGTTTAACAGGAGGAGCAAATAACGAGAAGTTAGATAGTAAATCAAATGTTTACTCTTATTTCGGTTCATTAGGAGCATCACATCAACAAGCAGCAGAAATGGCTGAACACTCGCCAACGTATTGGGGAGATCAACCAATTGTAGCTGCACCAGCGTATATAGGAATCGTTGTTTTCTTCTTATTTGTGGTTGGAATGTTTGCTGAAAAGCGAAACGTTAAGTATGTTTTTGTTATCGGAGCAGTTCTATCATTATTGCTTTCTTGGGGTAAAAACTTCCCATTATTAACAGACTTCTTCATAGACTTTGTGCCTTTATACAACAAGTTTAGAGCAGTATCGTCAATACAAGTAATCTTAGAATTGTGTATTCCTGCTTTAGCAATAATGGGCTTGTATGCTTATAGTAAAATTGAGAAAGAAGAGCAGATGGCTGTACTTAAGAAATCAGCTATCATTACAGTTTTACTTTTCGCTTTCTTATTTGTTATCAAAGGAACATTAAGTTTTATTGGATTAAACGATGATTACTATAGAAATGCTTACGGAGAGATAGGACCTGGTTATATCAAAGCATTAATAGACGATAGAAAATCTCTTTATACAGCAGACTTGATTAGAGCATTTATCTTAGTATTGTTTACGGCCGTTACCTTATTCTTTACTGCAAAAGAAAAAATATCAGCGAAAATATCAGTGATTATTATTGGTGTTTTGATGGTAGGAGATTTGGTATTGGTTGACAGAAGATATGTAAATGATTCTAATTTCGTGTTAGCTACACAAATGACTAATCCGTTCCAAGCAACACAAGCAGATAAAGTTATTTTAAATGACCCGAGCCATTTCAGAGTTTATGAAGTAGCAGGTGGATTTAATAGTGCGCGTTCTTCATTCTTCCATAATTCTTTAGGAGGATACCACGCAGCTAAGCCACGTAGAATGCAAGAATTAGCAGAGTACCAATTGAGCGGTAAGAACAATATGGAAGTTCTGAATATGATGAATGTTCGCTATGTGATTCAAAAAGATGAGCAAGGACAAGATATTCCAATGTTAAACGAAAATGCAAATGGTAATGCTTGGTTTGTTTCAACAATCAAAAAAGTAAGTACTGCTGATGATGAAATGAAGGCATTTGATCAATTAAAAACAAAAACAGAAGCTGTAGTAAATACTGCACAGTTTTCAAATATCAATTTAAAAGACAATTATACAGTTGATTCGGCTACTATTTCATTGCGTAGTTATGCACCAAATAAAGTTGTCTATGACTATGTAAATGAGGAAGATGCTGTAGCTGTATTCTCAGAAATATACTATCCAAAAGGATGGGTTGCAAAGATTGATGGGGTAACAGAAACGCCAATTTTTGCGGCTGATTATGTATTAAGAGCAGTAGTGTTGCCAAAAGGGAAACACACTGTAGAGTTTACATTTGAACCAGAAGTAATTAAAAAAGGAGGAATGATTTCATTAATTTCATCATTCTTAATCCTGTTAGTTATTGTTGGGGGAGTTCTTTATGTAGTAAGAATGGAAAAAGAAAAAAGAGCGTAAAACTGTGTTATGACAGAGAAAAAGAAAGTTTTAATCATTAGTTATTATTGGCCACCAGCAGGAGGACCAGGCGTACAGCGTTGGTTAAAGTTTGTGAAATACCTTCCAGACTTTGCTATCGAGCCTATTTTATATATACCTGATAATGCTACTTATCCTTTAATGGATAATAATCTTATCAAAGAAGTTAACCCTGACGTAACTATACTTAGAAATAAGATTAGTGAACCTTATAAGTTGGCTAAAGTCTTCTCGTCAAACAAGACGAGTTCTCTTAGTGCTGGTATGATTCCAAATCAAAAGAAGCAGACTTTTATAGACAAGTTGTTATTATGGGTCAGAGGTAATTGCTTTATTCCAGATGCACGTGTGAAATGGGTAAAACCCTCTGTAGTCTATCTTACAAAGTATTTACAGGATAATCCGGATGTGAAGACAATCATTACAACGGGACCTCCTCATAGTATGCACCTGATAGGTATGGCGTTGAAAGAGAAGTTAGGAGTTAATTGGATTGCTGACTTTAGGGATCCTTGGACAACCATTGGTTACCATAAGGAACTGAAGTTGACAGAAAAATCTAAGCAAGCTCATTTGAATTTAGAGAAGCAAGTCTTGAATAATGCTGATGAGATTATTGTAACAAGTAAGACTACTAAAAGTGAATTTGAAGAAAAGACGAATACTCCTATAACAGTAATTACGAATGGATATGATATTACCAATGTCGGAAAGGTTGCTTTAGATGATAAGTTTACTTTAGCTCATATTGGTTCATTCCTTGCTAATAGAAACCCACGTGTTTTATGGAAGGCGATTAGTGAATTAAGAAAAGAAAATAAAGAGTTCAAAGCGCAGTTTCAATTAAAGTTAATAGGAAAGGTCAGCCAAGAAATCTTAGATACCATCAAGGAGTTTAAATTAGAGGGTTGTACGCTAAATATGGGGTATATAGATCACATAGACTCTTTAAAGCAAATGCGTGCATCTCAAGTACTGTTATTAGTTGAAATTGATTCAGATGATACTAAAGCAATTATTCCTGGAAAGTTATTTGAGTATATGGCTTCTGAACGACCAATATTAGGAATAGGGCCAGAGGAATCTGATTTCTTTGAGATAATTCAACAAACCAATACAGGAAAAGTAGCTTTATATAGCGAAAAGGATAAGATAATGGATGTTCTGTCTGAGTATTTTGAATTGTATAAAAATAAGCAATTAAATGTACACGGAATGGGATTACAGTATTACAGTCGCAAGCGCTTAACAGAGAAATTGGTAAGTGTAATTAAGAAGTATTAAGATTACAGAAATATAAACAAAAAAGGGTAACGCATCGCGTTACCCTTTTTTGTTATAATTTATCTTTCAAGTATTTACCTGTAATAGATTTTTTGTTTTTACAAATCTCCTCAGGAGTTCCAAAAGCTACAAGTTCACCACCATTTTCACCGCCTTCAGGACCGATATCAATGATGTAATCAGCACATTTAATCAGGTCTAAATTGTGTTCAATCACAATAATAGAATGCCCTTTAGCAATCAATGCCTCAAATGATTTAAGCAATTTCTGAATATCGTGAAAATGAAGACCCGTAGTAGGTTCATCAAAAACAAATAATACCTTATCTCTTGTTGTACCCGCTAATAAGAAAGATGCCAACTTAATACGTTGAGCCTCTCCACCAGAAAGTGTTGAAGATGATTGTCCTAATTGTACGTAGCCTAAACCAACCTCGTGTAGAGGTCTTAATCGTTGTGCTATTTTCGTTTGATTATGCGTTTCAAAGAATTGTAAAGCATCATCAATTGTCATTGTTAGGATATCATCAATATTCTTCCCTTCAAAGTTTACTTCAAGTATTTCCTTTTTAAAACGTTTACCATGACAAGTTTCACATTCTAAGTGAACATCAGCCATAAACTGCATTTCTACCGTTACAGTACCTTCCCCTTTACAAGTTTCACATCTTCCACCATCTACGTTAAAAGAGAAGTGTTTCGGTTGGTAATTGCGCAATTTAGACAACTGTTGTTTAGAATATAAATCTCTAATCTCATCATAGGCTTTGATGTACGTAACAGGATTAGATCGTGAACTTCTACCAATAGGGTTTTGGTCCACATATTCAACAGCTTTAATATTAGCGAACTCACCACGCATTTCTGTAAATTGTCCTGGCTTATCACTTAGTCCTCTCAACTTTTTTTGTAATGCTGGATATAGTATCTTTTTAACTAATGTACTCTTTCCTGATCCAGAAACTCCTGTGATTACAGTAAGACAATCAAGAGGGAAAATAACATCTACATTTTTCAAGTTGTTTTCTCTCGCACCAACAATCTCGATGTAATTTTTATACTCGCGTCTTGACTTAGGCACTTCAATCTTCATTTTACCACTTAGGTATTGTCCTGTCAAAGAATCTGACTTTAAAATATCTTCATAAGTACCCTGAGCTACAAGTTCTCCACCAAACGTACCAGCTTCTGGACCAATATCAATAATTTGGTCAGCCGATTTCATAATATCCTCATCGTGCTCAACGACAATCACTGTATTACCAAGTGCTTTTAAGTTATTAAGCACATCAATAAGTTTTTCTGTGTCCTTAGGATGTAAACCAATACTTGGTTCGTCTAAGATATACATAGAACCCACTAAACTACTACCAAGAGAAGTAGCCAAGTTAATACGTTGTGACTCTCCACCAGATAAAGTAGAGGAGTTACGATTCAACGTAAGATAGTCTAAACCAACATTCGTTAAGAACTCCAAACGGTTGTTAATTTCAATTAGCAATCGATTAGCAACTTTAGCATCATATTTATTAAGTTCTAATTGATTAAAAAATGTTTTGATATGCTTAATTGGTAAATCAACCAATTCAGATACTGTTTTACCACCAACTAAAACGTAGTTTGCCTCTTTTCTAAGTCTTTTACCTTTACAAGTAGGACATTTTGTTTTACCTCTATAACGAGAAAGTAAAACCCTGTTTTGTATTTTATAATTTTTTTCTTCCAGTTCCTCAAAGAAGCCATTTAAACCAGTAAAGAATTTATTACCCTCCCAAAGCAGCGCTTTTTGTTCTTCTGTAAGTTCAAAGATTGGTTTGTGAATAGGAAAGTCAAATTTATAAGCATTGTTGACTAACTGGTCTCTATACCAGCTCATAGATTCACCTCTCCAAGGGAAAACAGCATTCTCATAAACCGAAAGTCCTGTATTAGGAATTACTAATTCTTCATCAATTCCTATAATGCTACCATAACCATCACAAGAAGGGCAGGCTCCGTAAGGGTTGTTGAAGCTAAATAAATGTACATTTGGTTCTAAAAAGGTAATGCCATCTAATGTAAAGTTATTACTAAACTCTACTCTTGAGTTATCAGAAAGATCTTGTAAATAACAATAACCTTTACCTTCAAAGAAAGCATTCTCAATAGAATCTCCAAGACGATTATAAAACTCCTCTGTGTCATTTACAACAATTCGGTCAACGATAAGCATAATATCCTTGATGTTCATTTTTGCAATAGCCTCTGCTGTATTTTCGTCTAAGAATGAATCCAAACGTGTTGTTTCATTTTTGTACAGAATTCTTGCATATCCTTGTTGTAATAAAATATGTAAGAGAATGTGCAATTCTCGATCCTCGTCTAATTGTATAGGAGCAAGTAATAACCATTTAGATTTAAGTTCTAATCCTTTTATGTAATCCAAAACATCGCTTACCGTATCTTTTTTAACTTCTTTTCCTGAGATAGGAGAGAAGGTTTTTCCAATACGAGCATAAAGAAGTTTAATGTAATCATAAATTTCAGTTGACGTACCAACGGTAGATCGGGCATTTGTAGTATTTACTTTTTGCTCAATAGCAATAGCAGGAGCAATACCCTTGATGTATTCAACTTTTGGTTTATCAATTCTACCAAGGAATTGACGTGCATAAGCAGACAAACTTTCCACATACCTTCTTTGACCCTCAGCATAAAGGGTATCAAAAGCTAAACTTGATTTTCCAGAACCAGATAAACCGGTAACAACAACAAAATTGTTTCGAGGAATAACAACGTCTATATTTTTAAGGTTGTGCAACTGAGCACCTTTAATAATAATATTCTTTTTGGGATCTATTTTAGAGAAATCTGTTTTTTTCATTTTGCCTACAAAGGATGAAAAACAAAGGTAATGCTTTCTTTGTTTCTTTAAAACTAAGACTACTTTGTTTTTTATAAGTTGGTTTAAGAAAACACTATTATCATAAAAAAAAATAAGGAAGAAAGATAGCTATGTAAAAGCTGTTTTTCGTGGTAAGTGTGAAATAAGCTAATATTATGACGTATAAATTATCAACTTTTGATAATCAGTATAATAAAAAAAGTATAAAATTATTTTAACACAATATTTTGTCTATATTTGTACCACAAAACTATCAAAAATAAAAAAGGCCTATACAACAAAAATACTTTATAAATATAATTACAGCTATTTAAAGAATTTTGTTATGGTATATGTAGATATGCCGGATGCTATGTTAGTAAAATACTATATAGCTGGGGGCGAAGATGCACTTGAAGTTTTGATAAAAAGACATCAGTCAAAAATCTATGGGTTTATATTCTCTAAATTACCCGATTCAGATTTGACGAATGATATATTCCAAGAAACTTTTATTAAAGTTATAAACACACTAAAATCAGGACGATATAATGAAGAGGGTAAGTTTTTACCTTGGGTAATTCGTATTGCTCATAATTTGGTAATGGACCATTACCGAAAAGAAAAACGCCTGAATATTCAATATGATTCTGAGGACCTACCGCTATTTTCATTTTTAAAAGATGATTCTCAAACAATGGAAGGTTTGATGATTAAAGAGCAAGTTGAAGAAGATTTACGAATGTTAATTAAAGAACTGCCTGAAGATCAACGACAAGTTGTTATGATGCGTATGTATCAAGATTTAAGTTTTAAAGAGATTGCAGAGATTACTGATGTAAGTATTAATACAGCATTAGGAAGAATGCGTTATGCCTTGTTGAATTTAAGGAAGTTAATTGATGATAACCAAATCGTTTTGACTGATATATAATATTATTGTAAATTGTTCGTTATAATGGTACAAAACAACAAAACAGTCCATATATGAAGAACAACTACAATGCAAAACACCCTGAATTTTCTTTACCAAAAAAAGAAACAATCGAATTTCTTTTAAATTATTCAAAAAGACTATCTAACTTAGAGCTAAATGGTTTATTGAGTAAGAAATCGCTTAAATTAAAAGAAAACTAAAAATAAAAAAGCACGTAAAATTATTTACGTGCTTTTTTCTTATAGTACTCATTGATAACGGTTTTTCTACCGATAACACTCGTTATAATATCTATTTCTAAATTCCATCCTCGAGCAGGAGAATATTGTCTTCCATACCACACTAACTGTAAATGTAGTTTATTCCATCTGTCTTTAGGAAACAATCTTTTAGCATCTTTTTCAGTTTGCTCAACACTTTTTCCATTTGTAAAATTCCAACGATACATCAAGCGGTGTATATGTGTATCAACAGGAAATGCAGGTATTCCGAAGGCTTGAGAAATTACAACACTTGCTGTTTTATGACCAACAGCGGGCATTTCTTTCAATGCTTCCAAATCAGCAGGAACTTCACCATTATATTTTTCTATCAGGATTTGAGAAAGTCCGTAAATCCCTTTTGATTTCATTGGCGATAATCCACAAGGTCTAATGATGTCTTGAATCTCTTCAACTGTCATTTTAACCATATCATACGGATTATCAGCTTTAGCAAATAGAATAGGTGTGATTTTATTTACACGTTCATCTGTACATTGTGCAGAAAGCAATACTGCTATAAGTAAGGTATATGGATCTTTATGGTCTAATGGTACTGGTATTTCTGGATATATTGCGTCTAATGTATCAAGAACAAACTGAACTTTTTCACTTTTCGTCATTGTCATTTTCTTTTATAAATGCGAATATACTTAAAAAAGAAGGTTTTGTTAAGGCATTGCTATAAATGTTATTGATGCCTATATAATCAAATAAGTAAGTTTCATTTTTGAACAAGAAAGTAGGGAAATCAGCAAAGAAATGGGCGGTTTTTTTCTCACATAAGAAGATCCTTTATAAGTATCCGAGTATATAATTAGCTCGTTTTAAGTGAAAAAATAGGTAAAAAATGGATTTTTTAAATAGGTTTTTAGTCAAAAAAGGAGGAAAGTGAGCTGTTTTTTAGCTAAAAAAGGCTTGTTTTGACAGGTTTTCTATCATTTTAAAATCGTATAAAATTAAGTGGTTTTTAATGTAAGCATTTGTTTATCAGTTGTTTATCAGTTGTTTATTTGTTGTTTTTAAAGTATTTTATTTTAGTCTCATAAGTAGATTCTCCGACAATAGTGGGACAATCCTTGGAGAATACTGGGCTAAGGGGTATTTTGTCGGACAATTGTCAGAGGAGTGTCGGATAATTGTCAAATAAGCTTAGTTATAGTATATTATAAAACAAGGCTTGAAGATTAATATCGAGTATTTATAGACGAGGCGTAAAGTAAAAAGCTTCGTTAGTGGTCTATTGCATTTAGTTAAGGAGTATTTAATTTTGTAGCTGTTCAAGGAGATAGACTTTTAAAATTTCCCTTAAACTTGTTAAAGTGTAGTATTATTCTGTGAATAACTAATATATTTATCCTTAGAAAAATTAGTACAATGAAAAACATAGGAGTTTCCTTATTAGTGTTGCTTTTTGCTTCAGTTGCCAGTTTTGGACAAGCACAAGAAAAGCGTCCTTTAATTGATGTATTCGTCAAGGATTACAACGCTAATGATTATGATGATATTT contains these protein-coding regions:
- the uvrA gene encoding excinuclease ABC subunit UvrA → MKKTDFSKIDPKKNIIIKGAQLHNLKNIDVVIPRNNFVVVTGLSGSGKSSLAFDTLYAEGQRRYVESLSAYARQFLGRIDKPKVEYIKGIAPAIAIEQKVNTTNARSTVGTSTEIYDYIKLLYARIGKTFSPISGKEVKKDTVSDVLDYIKGLELKSKWLLLAPIQLDEDRELHILLHILLQQGYARILYKNETTRLDSFLDENTAEAIAKMNIKDIMLIVDRIVVNDTEEFYNRLGDSIENAFFEGKGYCYLQDLSDNSRVEFSNNFTLDGITFLEPNVHLFSFNNPYGACPSCDGYGSIIGIDEELVIPNTGLSVYENAVFPWRGESMSWYRDQLVNNAYKFDFPIHKPIFELTEEQKALLWEGNKFFTGLNGFFEELEEKNYKIQNRVLLSRYRGKTKCPTCKGKRLRKEANYVLVGGKTVSELVDLPIKHIKTFFNQLELNKYDAKVANRLLIEINNRLEFLTNVGLDYLTLNRNSSTLSGGESQRINLATSLGSSLVGSMYILDEPSIGLHPKDTEKLIDVLNNLKALGNTVIVVEHDEDIMKSADQIIDIGPEAGTFGGELVAQGTYEDILKSDSLTGQYLSGKMKIEVPKSRREYKNYIEIVGARENNLKNVDVIFPLDCLTVITGVSGSGKSTLVKKILYPALQKKLRGLSDKPGQFTEMRGEFANIKAVEYVDQNPIGRSSRSNPVTYIKAYDEIRDLYSKQQLSKLRNYQPKHFSFNVDGGRCETCKGEGTVTVEMQFMADVHLECETCHGKRFKKEILEVNFEGKNIDDILTMTIDDALQFFETHNQTKIAQRLRPLHEVGLGYVQLGQSSSTLSGGEAQRIKLASFLLAGTTRDKVLFVFDEPTTGLHFHDIQKLLKSFEALIAKGHSIIVIEHNLDLIKCADYIIDIGPEGGENGGELVAFGTPEEICKNKKSITGKYLKDKL
- a CDS encoding sigma-70 family RNA polymerase sigma factor, whose protein sequence is MVYVDMPDAMLVKYYIAGGEDALEVLIKRHQSKIYGFIFSKLPDSDLTNDIFQETFIKVINTLKSGRYNEEGKFLPWVIRIAHNLVMDHYRKEKRLNIQYDSEDLPLFSFLKDDSQTMEGLMIKEQVEEDLRMLIKELPEDQRQVVMMRMYQDLSFKEIAEITDVSINTALGRMRYALLNLRKLIDDNQIVLTDI
- a CDS encoding endonuclease III domain-containing protein is translated as MTKSEKVQFVLDTLDAIYPEIPVPLDHKDPYTLLIAVLLSAQCTDERVNKITPILFAKADNPYDMVKMTVEEIQDIIRPCGLSPMKSKGIYGLSQILIEKYNGEVPADLEALKEMPAVGHKTASVVISQAFGIPAFPVDTHIHRLMYRWNFTNGKSVEQTEKDAKRLFPKDRWNKLHLQLVWYGRQYSPARGWNLEIDIITSVIGRKTVINEYYKKKARK